In one Neobacillus sp. CF12 genomic region, the following are encoded:
- a CDS encoding aldo/keto reductase family protein: protein MKYRRLGNSGLKVSEISLGSWLTYGKTVEDNTAEKTIHKAYELGINFFDSANVYERGEGERVMAGALKEYPRESYVITTKAFWPMGEGPNDRGLSRKHVIEQANASLKRMNLDYVDIFYCHRYDQETPVEETLRAIDDLIRQGKILYAGVSEWSAAQIEEAVRVADKFLLDRIVVNQPVYNMLNRYIEKEVIPVSSKHGIGQVVFSPLAQGILTGKYKGNTIPEDSRASNDEINNFMKGMLTKTTFTKVEQLEKIAKELEITLPSLALAWILRQPNVSSALIGASRPSQLEENVKAVEIALTSEVIEKIEGILA from the coding sequence ATGAAATACAGACGTTTAGGAAATAGCGGGTTAAAGGTAAGTGAAATTAGTTTAGGCAGTTGGTTAACCTACGGAAAAACGGTTGAAGATAACACGGCTGAGAAAACAATACATAAAGCATATGAACTAGGAATTAACTTCTTTGATTCTGCCAATGTTTACGAACGTGGTGAAGGTGAACGGGTTATGGCTGGGGCTTTAAAGGAATATCCACGTGAATCCTATGTTATTACGACAAAAGCGTTCTGGCCAATGGGGGAAGGACCGAATGATCGCGGATTATCGAGGAAGCATGTGATTGAACAAGCCAATGCGAGCTTGAAGCGAATGAACTTAGATTATGTTGATATTTTTTACTGTCACCGCTATGATCAGGAAACGCCAGTGGAAGAAACATTGAGAGCCATTGATGATTTAATTCGTCAAGGGAAGATTCTTTATGCGGGTGTAAGTGAATGGAGTGCTGCTCAGATTGAAGAGGCAGTCCGTGTAGCTGATAAATTCCTTTTAGATCGAATTGTCGTGAACCAGCCTGTATATAACATGTTAAACCGCTATATTGAAAAGGAAGTTATTCCGGTGAGTTCAAAGCATGGGATCGGACAGGTGGTCTTTTCTCCTCTCGCTCAGGGGATTTTAACAGGAAAATATAAAGGAAATACCATTCCAGAGGATAGCCGTGCCTCAAATGACGAAATCAACAACTTCATGAAGGGTATGTTAACGAAGACTACCTTTACGAAGGTGGAACAGTTAGAGAAGATCGCCAAGGAATTAGAAATCACTCTACCTAGCCTTGCATTAGCATGGATTTTACGTCAGCCAAATGTTTCAAGCGCATTAATTGGTGCAAGTAGACCAAGCCAATTAGAAGAAAATGTCAAAGCCGTTGAAATTGCGCTTACAAGTGAGGTTATTGAAAAAATTGAGGGAATCTTGGCATAG